The sequence CTTTACGTTCACGTGCCTTTCTGCGTGCGCAAATGCGGCTACTGCGCCTTCCATTCCGGTCCGTTTTCCCGGGAAGCGGCGGCGCTTTATATGCAGCATGTTTTGCGGGAGCTGGCGGATTGGGGGAAAGTTCTGGGCCGGGTCCCGGTTGAGTCGGTTTATTTCGGAGGCGGGACTCCGTCGCTTTTGGAGCCCGGTCAGATTGGGGCCTTGCTGGAGGCCGCTGGCACCTGCTTTACGCTGAGCGCAGATGCCGAAATCACCCTGGAGGCCAACCCGGATTCCGTGCTTAGGCCCGGATTCCTGGACAGCGTGCGCGGCCTTGGAGTGAACCGGCTGAGTCTCGGTGTGCAGAGCCTCCAAGACGATCTGCTGGCCATGCTCGGGCGTCCTCACGACAGCAGGCAGGCGCGTCTTGCCGTGCAGGCCGCGAGGGCGGCGGGATTCTCGAATTTGAGCCTGGACCTGATCTGGGGGCTGCCCGGTCAGACTCATGAGCGCTGGATGAATGATCTGGCAGCGGCGGTGGAGTTGTCGCCCGAGCACCTCTCCTGTTATGGGCTGAGTCTGGAAGACGGTACGGCCCTGACGCGCAAGGTCGAGGAAGGGGCGCTGACCCTGCCGGACGAGGAGACCGGCGCCCTCATGTACATGGACGGATCGGAATTTCTGGAGTCGAGCGGATATGCTCATTACGAAATTTCGAATTATGCCCGCCCGGGTCGGGAGAGCCGTCACAACCGGGGCTATTGGGCGGGCCTGGAGTATCTGGGCCTCGGCCCGGCGGCGGTTTCCACCATCCAGGACCGCAGGTGGTCGAACCCCACGGCTCTGGGCGAGTATGCAGCGGTTGTGGCCGAGGGCAAAGAGCGAAACGAGACGGAGGTTTTGACGGCGCGTACGCGCCTGCAGGAAATGGTCATGCTGACCCTGCGCACGGGCGCCGGGCTTGACCTGGAAAAATTTAAGGCAACGACCGGAACGGAATTTCCATGGCGCCACCCGGCTGTCGAGCAATTGCGCTCCAGCGGGTTGGTTCGCCTCCGCGCCGGTCATCTTCAACTGACACGTAAGGGCATGCTGGTCAGCAATTCCGTCATCGAAATGGTGCTTGGAATTCTGGATCGCATGCACGCAGAAACTGTGTAGGACACTTATGACAGACACCACTGATTTTGGTGACGCCCCGCGCGAGGGCTCCCAAACCGAGAATTTCGAAGGCAAGGCATTTTCCATGGCCGACCTGCCGCAAACCCTGCAGGCCGCGGCGACCCGTTTGAACTGGGCCGAGCTCATGCCGGTGCAGGTGCAAACCATCCCGTACATGCTTGGCGGACAGGACGTCATGGTCCAGTCGCAGACCGGCAGCGGCAAGACCGGGGCTTTTTTGCTGCCCATTCTGGACCGCATTGAAACAGGGCTTGGCGCGCCGCAGGCCCTGGTCCTGGTTCCCACCCGCGAGCTGGCCGTGCAGGTCACCCGCGATGCCGAGGAACTGGGCCGGGAGGCCGGGATCAAACCGCTCTCCATCTACGGCGGCGTGGGCTACAAGGGCCAGATCCAGGGCCTTGAGGACGGGGCGCAGCTCATCATCGGCACGCCGGGGCGCATCCTGGACCACCTGCTCAAAGGGAATCTCAACCTGGACCGGCTGAAGATCCTGGTCTTCGACGAGGCCGACCGCATGCTGTCCATGGGTTTTTATCCGGACATGAAGCAGCTGCAGCGCTATTTGCCGCGCGGGCTGCAGTCGGCCATGTTCTCGGCGACCTATCCCGGACATGTGAAGCGCCTGGCCCAGCAGTTTCTGAAAGATCCGGTCTTTGTATCCTTAAGCCAGTCCCAGGTTCACGTCAGCGACGTGCTGCATGTGGTCTACAAGGTGCCGGCCATGCAGAAGAGCCGCATCCTGGTCAAGATCATCGAGCAGGAGAACCCGGCCTCGGCCATCATCTTCTGCAACACCAAGGCGGATGTGCATTTTGTGTCCACGGTGCTGCGTCGCTTCGGCTACGATGTGGGCGAGATCAGCGCCGACCTGACCCAGGCTGCGCGGGAAGAGGTGCTTGAGAAGCTGCGTCTGAACAAACTCAAGTTCCTGGTGGCCACGGATGTGGCCGCGCGCGGCATCGACATCCACGAGCTGTCCCATGTCTTCCAGTATCAGCCGCCTCAGGATCACGAGGCCTACGTGCACCGCACCGGACGCACCGGAAGGGCCGGAGCCGCCGGAGTCGCGATATCCTTTGTTTCGGGCATGGAAGAGATTGAGCTTGAGCAGATAGCCAAGAAATTCTCCATCCCCATGGTCGAACAGCCCCTGCCTGCCGACGAGGAGCTTGAAACGCTCATCTCCCAGCGGGCCGTGTTTTTGCTTGAGGCGCGCCTGCGCAAGGCCGACAATATCCAAAAAGAGCGGATGCAGCGGTTCATGCGCACCGTGGGCGAGCTTGCGGCCAACGACGAATCCCGCGCACTTTTGGCCATGCTGGTGGACGAATTCTATCAGGGTACCTTTCATGCCCCGCTGGAGCAGCCTTCGGAGAAATTGGTCGACATGGTCCGCCCTGTCAGGCCCCAGTCCGCGCCTGCGCAGCCTGCTGCGCCCAGAGCGCCCAGAATGCCCGCTCCCCGGCCAGTGCCTCAGACCGAGAACATCCAGACCGAGCAGCCTGCGGACGCAGCGGCCGTCCCGGCCGAGAACGGACGGCCCGAAGGCGAGAAGCGTCGGCGCAAGCGGTCCCGCAAAAAGCCGGCCGCCGGAGCTGACGCAGCTTTGCGCGAGCAGGCCCGCCCTGAAATATCACCGGAGGCCTCGGATGTTCAGCCGGCCGCCCTTGAACCTGCGGAAGTCCCTGCGGTAGCCCCCGAGGTCGTCGTGGAGCCCCAGGTCTCTGCGCCGGCGGTCATCCCGGAAAAGATTCAGCCTCCCCGCAGCCCCCGGCCGCCGAAGCCCGCTCCGCAGGCTGCGCCCGCTCGGGCCGAGACCAAGGATGAGGCCGTGGCGGCAGAATCCGTAGCGCCCGGCACTCCCGAGGAGAATGTGACCGAAGAAGGACAGCCTGCGGCCGCGCCGAAAAAGCGTCGTCGCCGCCGTCCACGCAAGTCTGGAGGGGCAAAGCCCGAAGGCGGCAATGATGTTGCGACTGAGGCTGCCGCACCCTCCGGGGCTTCCGCTCCGGCGCCAAGCGTTGCGCAAGCCCCGGCAGCCCCTGCGCCTGCGTCCCGTCCGCCGCGCGGGGAACCCAAGGCGAAGTCTGCGGAGGCTCCGGCCGACGACAGTGCCTCGCGGACCAGGGAAGCCCCTCGTCCCAGTCGCAAGAAGCCGGCCGAGGCCAAGACCGAACCGCCTAGGCCCAAGAAAAAGATATTCCTGGAATAAACGTCAGCCCCGGCCAAGCTCCGGGGCTTTCTTTTAGCGGACCGTGCGGGGGCCGGGACCGGTCGCGCAGTCGGCGCTGCGCGGAAGTTGCGCACGGCGCCCGGTTGGGTGTCGACGAAGAGTCCGGATTCGCGTAACAGTGAGAATGTCTTGCCTGTGATGACCAGGCCGGCACTGCCGCATTCGCGGTCGATATATCCGAATTTCAAGAGATGGTTCATGCATGGGCGGGAGGGAGCATGTCAGAAGAGCGACGCAAACGAAGCCGGGTCAGCCTTGAATTTCCGCTGACAAT is a genomic window of Desulfomicrobium baculatum DSM 4028 containing:
- the hemW gene encoding radical SAM family heme chaperone HemW, producing MLLYVHVPFCVRKCGYCAFHSGPFSREAAALYMQHVLRELADWGKVLGRVPVESVYFGGGTPSLLEPGQIGALLEAAGTCFTLSADAEITLEANPDSVLRPGFLDSVRGLGVNRLSLGVQSLQDDLLAMLGRPHDSRQARLAVQAARAAGFSNLSLDLIWGLPGQTHERWMNDLAAAVELSPEHLSCYGLSLEDGTALTRKVEEGALTLPDEETGALMYMDGSEFLESSGYAHYEISNYARPGRESRHNRGYWAGLEYLGLGPAAVSTIQDRRWSNPTALGEYAAVVAEGKERNETEVLTARTRLQEMVMLTLRTGAGLDLEKFKATTGTEFPWRHPAVEQLRSSGLVRLRAGHLQLTRKGMLVSNSVIEMVLGILDRMHAETV
- a CDS encoding DEAD/DEAH box helicase translates to MTDTTDFGDAPREGSQTENFEGKAFSMADLPQTLQAAATRLNWAELMPVQVQTIPYMLGGQDVMVQSQTGSGKTGAFLLPILDRIETGLGAPQALVLVPTRELAVQVTRDAEELGREAGIKPLSIYGGVGYKGQIQGLEDGAQLIIGTPGRILDHLLKGNLNLDRLKILVFDEADRMLSMGFYPDMKQLQRYLPRGLQSAMFSATYPGHVKRLAQQFLKDPVFVSLSQSQVHVSDVLHVVYKVPAMQKSRILVKIIEQENPASAIIFCNTKADVHFVSTVLRRFGYDVGEISADLTQAAREEVLEKLRLNKLKFLVATDVAARGIDIHELSHVFQYQPPQDHEAYVHRTGRTGRAGAAGVAISFVSGMEEIELEQIAKKFSIPMVEQPLPADEELETLISQRAVFLLEARLRKADNIQKERMQRFMRTVGELAANDESRALLAMLVDEFYQGTFHAPLEQPSEKLVDMVRPVRPQSAPAQPAAPRAPRMPAPRPVPQTENIQTEQPADAAAVPAENGRPEGEKRRRKRSRKKPAAGADAALREQARPEISPEASDVQPAALEPAEVPAVAPEVVVEPQVSAPAVIPEKIQPPRSPRPPKPAPQAAPARAETKDEAVAAESVAPGTPEENVTEEGQPAAAPKKRRRRRPRKSGGAKPEGGNDVATEAAAPSGASAPAPSVAQAPAAPAPASRPPRGEPKAKSAEAPADDSASRTREAPRPSRKKPAEAKTEPPRPKKKIFLE